The genomic window GGTCACGGCCCGGGCTCCTCCGCCTGCCACACCAGCTCGCCTGAGATGTAGGTGGCCCTGACGTGGAGCTCGTCATCCAGAATCACGAAGTCTGCCAGAGTccagagtgcaggggtgaggggcgtCCCCcatggtggggagcaggggaagtCCCGGGTGGGCAGGCCCTGGGTGTAGGAGCCCAGCACCGTGTCCCTGGCGGCTGGCAGAAGCCATAGGGCCCGCCCGGTGCTGACCTGCATCGGCCCCGACGTCCAGGGTCCCTTTGTGCTtcagccccagcagctgggcAGGGTGCAGGGACGCGGCTTCCAGGGCCGATTCCACACTGCAGCCTGCAGGACAGCGGGGCCCCCAGTGAAagtcccccccgccccgagccccgaGGCGCTGCCCGCCACAGGCCCAGCACCAGCAGGGGGATGTGGGGGCACCAGCTGCCCACTGACCGGTGGCCTGTCGAAAGTGCCGGACACACACATCCATGGGCGCGATGCTGCCGCTCAAAGTCGTGGTGCCTGGTCAGCAGAGAGAGCAGTTGGGAGCtggccagcaggggtgggggacaccaGGGCCCCACAGGCTGGGCGGTCACTCACCTGCCACATAGGCCGTCAGCCCATCCACCTCCACCTCCTGCTGCCCCAACGTGTGGCGGCCATTGCCCAGGCCCAGCGCAGGGACAGCATCCGTGACCAGCACCAGTCCtgagcagggaggggtctcagTCCCTGGGGgcgcccggcccctgccccctcctcctcctccctgctcgCCCGCCGCTTACCCTGGGGGTGGGCGCGGTGGGCGATGCGCAGGGCGGCAGGGTTGGTGTGGATGCCATCCGCGATCATCCCATAGAAGATGCGGCGGCCGGGGGGCAGCTGGTCACTGGTCAGGAGCCCCACGATGCCCGGGTCGCGGTGGTGGAACTGTGCCAGGGCACGCACTGAGCACGatgccccggccccgccccgcgcccgccccgggcAGCCTGACTCACTGGCAGCATGGCGTTGAAGAGGTGCGTGATGAAGGTGGCCCCGCTCTGCACGGCCTCCTCGGCCACCCGCAGGTTGGCCACCGAGTGCCCTGCGTGGGTGGCCCAGTTCAGCaggcccctcccggccctgccGCCCACCCCCGGCCTgtcgtcccccccacccccgcgcccctcACCTAGAGACACACAGATGCCGCGCTCCGTCAGCGCCCGGATCACCTCATGGCTGCGGCCCAGCTCCGGGGCCAGCGTCACGATGCGCACGTTGTCCAGCGGCCCGTAGGCCGCCAGCACGTCGGGGAAGGCGCGTGCCTCGAAGGAGCGCAGGTGCGCCTCAGGGTGTGCGCCCCGCTTCTCGCGGCTGATGAAGGGGCCCTCCAGGTGCACCCCTGTGGGGAGGGCGCCATGGTTCCAGCCCCCACCCGCTCTCCACAGCGGGGCACGGCCCACCGGCCCCCATGGAGCTGGGGTCAGCACTCACCGAGGACCCCCGCCCCGCAGGGCCCGCCGCTCTTCACGGGGATCTGAGGCAGGACCTGGGAAAGCAGCTGTCAGAACCCTGGGGACCCCAAAAGCAGGCCAGGGGCAGGCGGCGGCAGGCCCGGCAccccactcctccccaccccaagaaaaaaaGGCGCTTTCCAGAGGCGTGGAGCAGAGAGAAGGCACTGTCCTGGCATCTGGCCACTGCATGAGGTGTCagacctggcctgagcactgggtCTGGGGTCAGAGCTACTTGtatctctccctgccccctcccatggCACCCCCTGACAGCACCCCCAACTCTACAGCTGAGGAATGACCGGGAGTGACAGGAGTGCAGGAGCACTGAGaggtgagcactgcagggcaccCCCCGGGAGACCAGCTGGCCCTGAAAGGTAGAGGGGGAATGGCTCGGCGGCCCGGCGGGAAAGAGGCACAGGAGCAGAGCACCGCGGCCCCCGATTCAAGGGCCAAGCCTCAAACCCCAACCTGTACCTCCAGACAGAGGGGGCTCTGAGGCCCGTACTGGTCACCCTCAGTCCTCTTGTGGGTCACGGAGGCTTTGGGCCCAGGGATgatggaaggttccagaagcttCCTGGAGGCCCAGCACAGATTCATGGGGGAAAGCTCCCGCCCCCAGACAAGGTGAGGGCTGACAgctgggacagggacagaggccCCAACAGGTGAGGCAATGTCAGGGAGGCACAAGGCAGTCAGAGCTGGGAGGGCAGGTCTGGAAGGTTCCAGGAAGACATCTCAGGAGCCTTCTAGGGCAGAATGGAGCTGGCGAGTGGGAGGAGATGGGGCTCAGCTGGACGGAGCCTGGCCCAGAAtcttcagggcagggagggatgcCGCAGAGGACATAGTACTGTCCCCGAGTCGGGACATGGGGCTGAGCAGGACTCCCAAGTGCGAACTGGAGCCACGCTGGCCGCTTCTGCTAAGCTGCCAGGACAAGACCACGAGTGATCGAGACCAGACAGCTGACTTTCCAGGACAGTCTCAGGAGGAAAGCAAAGGAGTCACCAGGAGGGACTCAGGGAACAGGCCGGCCAAAGGCTGGAGGGCATGAACGGTTCAGACGGACGACTAGAGGGTGTGTGGGATCAGAGGCCAGCTCAGAGCAGCGGCCTGGCCACCTGGGCTCGGCCAGGACAGCGAcgggcagaggcaggaaggggaagcAAAGCCCAGCACGTCTCCAGCAACCCAAGAGGCAGTGACCACCTCTTGCCCAGGAGaaccggggtggggagggggtcccaAGAGCCCCAGGCTCCCACTATTTTCCACCAGCTGCCACCCATTCTCTGCACCCTCCAGGGAGAAAGGTCAGGGCAGAGTCCTTCGGGCTCAGATCACCTGCCTAGACCCCAAAGGCCCCTGAGAGGATCACCTGGAGCTCTGGAATGTGCCCAAAGGGCTGGGAAGGGCCTGATATGCAGATAAGGCAGATAAGGGGCTCTGGGTGAAGCACCAGAGCCTCTGGCAGGACCCCGCGGGGGAGACCAGCACAATGGCGCTACTGGCCCGTGGCGGACAGACACAGGAACCGGGTCCCATCAGGCCACTAGCTTGAACCCAAGACAGAACTTTCAGACGCCTGTCCCGCAGGCAGGTGCGCCGCCAGGCCAGCATGGACCAAGGACCCCGCAGAAAGGCCCCCCAGTCACCGGGGAGCCCGGACACAggggcagggaggcggggcaGGCGCGGGGGAGTGGGGCTTCCTCTGCAGGGTGTGGCGCATACCCGGGAGGTCAGAAGGCCCAGGAGCACTGAATGTGGCAATCAGTGGCGGCGCCGGCCTGGCCAAGGTGCATGGCGGGCAGGGCAACGGCACCCTACCGAGAGGGGCATGGGGCGCGCAAGGGCGGGCAGGCACCGACGACGGCGCGTTGGATGGGGGTCGACTGCCCTGGGAGGGTCCCGAGCCTGAGTCACCTTGTGATACACCTCCGGGGGCGAAGTGACCAGAGTGGGGCAGAAGGAGGTGACTCCGTGCGCAAGGATCTTCCGGGCCACCAGGGCGACCCCCGAACCCACATCTTCCGTCGCCTGGGAGAAGTCCACGCCGAATCCCCCTGCACCCACAGCAAAGGGGGGTCGCACCAGCACTgggcgccgcgcccgcgcccccccgccgcggccccgcgcgcACCGTTGATCTGCACGTCGATGAAGCCGGGCGCCACGATGCAGCCGCCGCAGTCCCGCTGCTCGTCGGCCACGCGCCGCTCGTCAAAGAACAGCTTCTCGGGGTCCAGAATGCGGCCCTCGCGCACCCACAGGTCCTCCCTGCGGGCAGCGCGCAGGGGGCTCGGACCGCGggcgcgccgcccccgccgcccccgccgcgccccgggccCGCGCCCACCTGAGCAGCTCCCCGGCCCGCAGCAGGCGGCAGTTGGTGAACTGGAGcacccgcgcccgcgccgcgcccTGCCCGCCGCGCATCGTGACTccggcccgcgccgcgccgcgccgccgaaTCCCGCGCCCGGTTCCGGCCCGCGCCCATGTGACCCTCAGCTGACGGCGCGGGCGCACGTGACCCGCCTGCCCACGTgacgcgccgccgcccgcccgcccgcggcgcACACAGCGGTCACAGCCTCTGCTCACATCCGAGAACTTTATTGGCCACTTGGGCGCCGGCTGCAGGCCAGCACTTGGCGCCCCGGCGGCAGGCGGCCTCCCGGGGGTCTCAGCGCGCGAACCCCGCGGGGCGGCACGCCAGGAGGATGACTACATAGCTGGGAGCCGTATGAACAGGTCAAATCTTTATAAATAAACATCCAGTGGAGAGAAACGGGCGCTACGGCCCTAGACACAGCactcggggcgggggtggggcgcggCATGGCCTCCCGgcccggcggggcgcgggccggtgtccagggcgcgggcggggcggggcgcacGGACGACGGGCACTAGGACACTGCGCATTTACAAGACCAGCTACTGGGGGGCCCGCGCCTGGGAGGCGGTTGCTCAGGAATGAGGGGGCGGACTTGACTGGTGCGGCTGTGGGCGCGGAGGGGCTACTTGGTGGAGAGGATGAGGGCGACGATGAGCCCGTAGAGGCCCAGCACCTCGGCGAAGATGAGGATCAGGATCATTCCCACGAAGAGTCGGGGCTGCTGGGCGGTGCCCCGCACCCCTGCGTCGCCCACGATGCCGATGGCGAAGCCGGCCGCCAGCCCGCTCAGGCCCACGCTCAGGCCCGCTCCCAGCTGCAGGAAGCTCCTGGGGGGGAGGACATGGTCAGGCCCCGCTgcacccagccccgccccgccctggggTGCGTGCGGGAGCCCGGCACCCACCTGTACAGGGTGATGCCGTCATTCAGGGAGTTGGCGATGAGCACAGCCACCACCAGGCCGTAGATGGCGATGATGCCCGCCATGACCACGGGGATGATAGACTTCATGATCAGCTCCGGCCGCATCACCGACATGGCAGCGATGCCCGTGCCACTCTTGGCGGTGCCATAGGCCGCCCCCAGGGCTGAGAGGAGAAGTAGGTGAGGCCCGACCCAGGCCAGCAGGAGGCGCTACAGCAGGGCCCCACGCCTTCCTTCTGGACAGAGGTTTCTCCGAGTGCCTGTCTGTGCCCCCAGACCTGCCACATGGCCCTCAAGGTGGTGTGTGGCGCCAGCATCCCTGTCCAGACCCTACTGTCCTTGGCCAGAGGTCAGCCCAGGGCCCCATGCAGCAGGCCTGGAGCCTGTAGGCCTTAAATCAAGGAGGAGACCAGGACAGGAagcagagatggctcagaggaggGCAGGACCCTCCCAACCTGTAAAATCCTGGTTTGGCCCTGCAGCCTCTCACTGGCTGTCTGCGGCTCCTTGGGCCTGTATTATATGGCTCAAGGCATGGCCCCAGGCAGAAACAGAGTTCCCAGCCCTGTTCAAATGGCCTCTCAGGCCGCTGTGGCAGAGGACCCTgggagcctgcccaggtgtctcAGTTGGGCTGGACCTGAGCAGGGGTGCAGAGGAGGTGGCGGGCAGGCCTCAGACCTCTACCTGGCTGCCACGGCTTCCTTGGGCTGTGCGGCTGTGTGGGTGTGGGAGCATGCATGTGCCCACAGGTGTGCGCACACCGCGTGAATCCCTTGCAGGGAGAGGCAAGCAGGGCGGGAGGCAAGACACCTGCACCCTGTGTGTCACATGGGGGATGGTGGAGACGGGGCAGGTCAAGAGAGGGTCCTGGGCATCACCGGGGGGCCAGGCCGGACAGCCTGCACAAGCCGGGAAGCAGGAGGCAGTTCCTGGGAAACAGCACCTACCAGCAGCTGGGAGGAAGTCAGCAAGCGGGGAGGGAGAGCGAGGAAGAAAGAACAGTTGGGAAAAAGGGGAAACTGGAGCAGGAGAGGATGGGGACTGAACTGAGTCAGTCCGTGACCAGAGCCTGAGGGCTGACACGAGGTCAGCTGGCGCAGAGGTGGCTGAGAGCAGCCCCGGGCCGGGTTTCCATGGGGAAAGGAGGTCAGAAGGCACCCCATGGCCCACTTGGCCGCTGCAGGAGCATCCCAGCCTTGGGGAAGGGAGCCCCAGTCCCCCGCCTGAGCGGGTCTATCCCAACCGTCCTGGCCTCAGCCACGTCCCAGTCTGATCAGACCGCATGGGAGCATCAAAGAGCTTCGAGGAGTGGAGAGAGCTGGGCCCGCCAGAAAACGGCAGAGCCCCGTTCTGTTCACGGATGCTCCCAAGGCTTGCGGAGGGGGGGACCCAGAGGGGGCCGAGCCAGCAAGGGGCAGCAGTGGGAGGGgcctggcagggagggaaggggaagtgaGGCCCACGGTCCCACCACAAATGACCCCTTGCTCACCCATGATGGGAAGGGCAGGGCTCAGCAGCTCGTGACTGTCAGGCAGGCCCAGGCAAAGGAGGCCCCCGAGAGAGCggaacccccagccccccagtgctTACAGTCAGCAGAGGCTGTTTGGAGTCTAAACCTCCACATACCTGCGGAGCCGGCCACCCCCGGGCAGGCAGGGCGCGGCAGGGCGGGGTCAAGCGAGTCCCAAACCAGATCGACCTGAGAGGGCCCggtgcaggccaggccaggccaggcccgcgCCGGTCACGCATCCCACCCCAGCGCCCTTCGCCCAGGGCGAGGGGGCGGCGCGCCTGCCCACACCCCCGCACCGGCAGGGCCCGGTTTCCAAGGAGGGTGCTGCCGGGAAGCCTGGGAGGGTGCGCCCCCCTCCCGCGCCTGGGGAGAGGAAGGTCATTCACGCTTCCCGCGACCCCCGGGCAGCTCGGGGGGCACGCGGCCCGGCCTGGCGCCCAcctgcccgcgcccccgccctccACAGCCACCCGCGCACCCCGCCCGCGGCGCCGTTGGGAAAGCCGGGCCGGAAGCGCCTTCCCCGGGGTCCCCGCGCCGTGACGTCTCCGGCCCCGCAGAGCGGGGGatgcggggcgcgcgcggggccctCCCCCCGCTCCGGGGGCTACGATGGCAgcggcgcccccggcccccgccccgggccgccgccgcggGGTCGGCACCTGTCGGAGCCCGGGATTGCGTCAGCGTGACGTCACAGCCCGGCCCGCCGgccgcggcgccccccgccccgggcccccgcgCGGCGCTCACCGCTGAAGACCATGGCGGCCGAGGCGCCCATGACCGCGAAAAAGGAGGCGTACTCGGGGCCGTTCTTGGCCTCGGACATGGCTGCGGGCGGCGGCGGTAGTGGCggtggcggcggtggcggcggcggcggcggcggtggcggcggcggcggcggcgggcggcggcacGGGAGACTCGGGCGCGAGGCGAGGGGCCCGGCAGCCGCTGCGCTCTAAATAGCAGCACCGCAGAGCAAGATGGCGGCGGCGGGCGCGTCACGTgacgcgggccccgcccccgggccggaCCACTCGGCGGTGGGGGGGAGCGCGGGCTCGGCgcgcggcggccgggccgggggccgccGCGGAGGTCGCCCCGGGGCCCCGtgccgcgcgccccgccgccccgcgccgcctgGGGTCCGCCTCGGGCTGCCGGGCGCCGCCGGCCCGCGACTGCCGCGGCGAGAGGTCGCGTCGCCCCCcgcgccggggcggggcggcggcggatATTAGCATGCGGGGCGGGGTCTGCGGCCCCGCCTTCTCTGCGGctgcgcggcggcggcgcgggttCGGGCCCCGCGGCTCCCTTACCAGCCGTCGCGGGCTGGACGCGGCCGGGCTCCCCCCAGCCGGCTCGCTCACGGCCCCGGGCAGCTCCGAGCCCCCTCCCGGCACACCGAGCCGGAGCGTCTGTCTGGCGCCCGCGCGCAGCCCCCTCCGTCCCCAGGCCCAGTCTCCGGACCCCATCGGCACCGAACCGGCAGCCGGTGACACCCCCAGTCCCGCTGCTCGGGaagaggccccgccccgcggcttTGGTCCCCTCCCGAGGGGCCCGCACGTGTGAGAGGTCCGGTCGTCAGGCCGCTCGGTGTGGCCCCTCGGGGTCCCCATGCTGTCTGTGGCGTGTGTCCCCGCAGGGCCACTGCGTTTCTGAGTCGCGTCCTGCGGTCCCAGGCCAGGCAGGAGCTGGTGCTGCTCCGCTGGGCCGCCAGCTCGGGTTCctttcagccctgggtcctctGCCTTTCAGGACGGGGTCCCCAGTGCCCATCCGGGTTCCCGTGCATGTCCTCGGGGCACTGGGTCccctctcccgcctccccagtcagCGGAACGTGCTGCGGCACAGCAGGGTCTTCCCTGAACCCCTCGGTGGGTATGGGGGCGTCTGCTGCTTGTAGGGGAGCGAGCCTGtggaccccccacacacacattggcCTCTCACTTTTCTGAAGCCCCGTCTCCTTGACCTTGCCAAGGTCGTGGGTCCCCTCAGTTCTCTGAGCAGGACACTCATCAGGCTGTCTCCAACCCTACCCTTAcgcctctgtccccctctccgTGCCCTGTCCTCTCTAAGCCCCTGGATGCATTCAGGacagagccaggcctggggggtgcccagggccccccaccaGCTGTCCTATCTGTGGCTCTTACACCCTCTCCTTGCAGTCCCTCCACCAGCAAGCAGGAGGTCCTGGCTCAGAGACGGCACCCCAACTTCTGAGGGGGCAAGGCCAagggcacggggcagggcagggcagactGCACCCCCAGAGGGGAACCAGCACCGCCTGTGTTCTGTGCTGGCCAGACACAGAACAGAGCAGCTGCCTGGGGCCTGTGGAGGCTCTTCCCTTGGGGCTGATCCTCTGGGTCTGATCCCAGGTTCCAGGGCGAGGTGGGCACCCCAGGTCAGCACAGCCCTCCAGCGCTGCTGTTTATCGTTCCCCTTTTCGGGCCTGACTCCTGGGCCAGGGCCCCTCACACAGGCCCGGCGCCTCTCAGGCTGTTCCGTGGGGGTCCCCGGGCCTGTGCTGAGGGAGGCTCTGGGGGCAGGACTCCTGCCTCCCAAGCTTGCCTTTGGAGGGGGTCCGCAGGGATCAGGGAAGCAGCCCTAAAACTAAGACATCCAGGTACCCActttattttactgtattttttgttcctggaccacagccagcagtgttcgggctgactcctgggtctgtgccagggtcactcctggtggggctcagggaactctgtagatgccgaggatcaaacctgggtcacccacatgcaaggctagcagctccctgctgtcctctctccaggCTCCCCAACAGACACCTCACACCCTCTCTAGCAGTccaaatatatgtttaaatatttcttttaaaaaataataattgtgtgATTCCATAaaactggctttttttttaactgcaagagataatgacaaaaatataatGGCTGGGGGGGCAACCTAACAGCAGATAATCAGAATTGGAATTTTTTCACTGACATGTGACTGAGGTGAGGGGGAAAGCATGAGAAAGGAAGTTGGGAGTAAAGCAAAGACGCCAGTTATGAGCCGCGAGCGTGTGACGGGGCGGTAGTGACTCAGCTGCCAGTGCTCCCTGGGCTGGTTTCCGGGGAGCAGGGAGAAGGTGACCCGGCCTTCCCCAGAGGTGCCCATGCTGGTTGAGAGAGCAGGCGTGCACTCCTGGTGATCACAGACTGTTTAATGACACTGAGCTCAGGGCGGGCCAGGGCAGTGGGCTCGGGGTCGCCCTGCTGTTTCCAGCCCTCAGGGCTCTCAATATTCACAGGGGGACAGCGGGGCAGGGTGACTGGTCCCAATTCACAGCTGGGGAAACCGAGTCCCAGACAGGCTCGCTGGCATGTCAAAGTCCACCGGGCTGCTGGGCTGTCCTGCTGGGCtcgcggggtgggggcagggcccctGGCAGTGACTACCCAGCCCCACTCCATGCTGGGGTCGGGCGTGACAAGCAGCAGCagggggttcaggggatcaagcCCGTCACGGAGCTGCCGGTGGAGTCCCTGAGCCGGGGGGTGCAGGTGTGAAAGAAGGGAAGGGGTGTCCCGGTGTCCTCTGGCCACCTCCACCTGCACAGCCTTGGGGACCCTTTCCCTGGGGTTGGTGCGGCGCCACCACCAAGCACCAGCAGGGGGCGCAGTGAGCGCACCGGGGTTTGGTCCACTCCACCCCGGGTCAGGCTCAGGGACGTCGCAAAACGGGGGGTCGGACCTGGTCCCCCCACACTGTCCCAAATGCCTACACACGTGGTGGTCCCCCACTTCCTCTCCTCTGGGAGGAGTCCCGGTCACTGAGTGTCAGGGTCCTGGAAGCCCCAGGCCTCCACGGCGGCCACCAGGAAGTTCTCGGTGCAGAGCGGCTGATTGTTGAAGGTGTCGCAGTGTCCGGTGCGGCCACGGTTCAGGTCCCCATCAATGTAGAGGGCCTGGCCACCGCCTCCTCCTGTGAGAGGCGCAGGTCAGTGGCCCCAGCACTGGcccggcccccctcccgcccactgCCCGCCGGGAGTGGCTGGACCGTCCTCACCGATGATGAGGCACTGGCTGTCCCCGGCCATGAACATGGACTCGGTCTTGGAGGGCAGGTTGAAGTGGCGAGTGGCCAGGAAGGGCGAGAGGCGCTCGCTGAGGTCGGTGGACCCCGAGGGCTGCAGCGGGGCGGGGTCAGtgcaggcctccagggctgcggGCCGGGTCAGCTCTGGGTGCTTAATGACCACCCACTCGTAGCGCTGGACCTCGGGCTGCAGCTGCGGGTGAGTGAGGTCAGTGAAGCCGCACACAGGCCAggtggggccaggggtgggggacactcACCCTGAACACGAAGCACTCGCCGGTGCCGAAGAAGCCAAGCTTGCCCCCAAACTTGTTGCGCTCCCCCCAGTCTGTGGACAGGTAGGCGCCGCACACCTGGGGAAGGCAGGGGGTCGTGAGGAGCCTGTGTGGGGATGAGTGGCCCACAGAGAAGCCCTCGGGCCTAAACTGCCCTGGGGCCACTCTGGGGTCCTGAAAAGGGATCCCCGAGCATGCCTAGAGGGCTCAGGGGCTGAGAAGAGGCGTTTCTGCGGGGCCCCAGCTGGCGGGATGCTCACCTCCTTCTGCGTGGTCTTGACAAGCAGCACGGTGGGCTCGTGCCCTTCGCACTGGAAGTAGAACCTAGGGCAGAGCACATGGTCTGCTGCGGGGACGCCCGGGCGGGCGCTGTCCTGGGCACCTGGACGCAGCGCCCAGGGGCTTCGGGGAAGCCAGACCATGGGAGGGGGAGTCTTGTGTCCAGTCAGGAATGTGGGGCCCGCTCAGAGCCGGCTGGCAGTGACGGATAGTGATACAGCTCTGGCCGTGCCCATGCGCCCACCTGCTGGTCCATTCTactgtctgtccatctgttcacccatccatctgtccgtccgtccgtctgacAGTAATGCTTGTCCCGGCCCTGCCAGGTCACCTGGGACCCAGCCAGACCTTCTGCACCCCTGCCATCAGCGGGGCCCTggcagggggctgctgggggcagggatcGGAGAGCCCAAGTCTAGGGGGCAGGGCCTCCTCTGTCCCAGGGGGTCTCTGTCAGGGGAAAGGGCACAGGCAGGCCTCAGCTGTCCCCGGGCAGGGTGCGAGCCCCCCCCTCACCTGGCCAGGCTGTAGCCGTGCTGCAGAGAGGAGAAGAGCAGCAGAGGCTGGCACAGGGCGAAGCGCTCGGGGACCCACGACCAGATGTCCCTCATCTCCTTCACGCTGACAATCTCCGAGTGGAAGTTCTCCGCGTGGACGGCCAAGTGCACGAactgcctgggggggggggtggagaacgGGTCAGCAGCGCTGTCGTGGGGGCGCACAGCCTCCTGGGAGCTGGCCTGGGGGACGGGAGGGGTCCTGAGGCCTCTCacagggcagacagacagacggaaaGGCAGCGGCCAGGGCTCTAGgtgcagaggggcagaggagaggggcagaccTACCTTCTAGAAAGCGAGACACTGAGAGCAGAAGGAAGCaaggagcagagagaggaagaaaacagaCGGGCAGGTTAGTGGGGGCCCAGGCCTGGGGAGAGGTCCTGCATGCTCGGAGCCTGCGTGGGGCGCTGGCGTCCTGCCCTGCGTGGTCCCTTGCCTGCCcacccacctcttttttttttttttattttgggccacacctggtgacgctcaggggttacgctcgactctgcactcaggaatcactccaggcagtgctcagggacggaacccaggtcagccgcgtgcaggggcagcgccctccccgccgcccacCTCTTCTGCTTGACGGTGATGCCCTTCTGCTTGAGCGCCTTCTCGTTGGCCATCTGCAGCAGCTGGATCTCCTTCCGCGAGAAGAGGCGGATGGCGAAGGCCTTCTCCAGCAGCTTCTCCGGGGACACGGTCCTGGCGATGTCCCTGACGAAGGCGCGGATGTCCTGCCGCACGTTGTCTGGGCCCGGGGGCTGGCCTGACTGCACCTTGTGGAAGAACTTGAGGAGGGCGAGGGCCACGCGGTACAGGACCTTGTAGCCCTCCACCAGGAACACGTCGAAGACTCGGGCGAAGTAGCCGAGCGGCAGCTCCCCAAAGAGCCAGCGCTGCCAGTCGGCGTACACCTGCAGCACGTCCTCGGACACAGCCACCATCAGCTTGTGCGCCGCCTGGCAGTACTTGTTTACCAGGTCCCCGAAGGTCATGCAGGAGGACTCGAAGGCCAGGAAGCTCTGGTCGATGAGCCGGCGGCCCGGGTCATTGCAGGCCAGGATGCGGCAGGCCATCTCGAAGCACTGGGCCTCATCGGCGCTGTAGTGGAGCAGCAGCGCCACCACGGCGGGCAGCGCGGGGCAGAAGGAGATGTCGGGGAACTGGTTGGCGATGCACAGCAGGATCTTGCGGACGGCGCCCTCGCCCTGCGCGTTCAGGCAGTAGCTGGGCACCTGGGTGTTGTCCACGAACTCGGGCAGGGGCAGGCTGCCGGCGCTGTGCTGGCCCACGATCTTGCCCACGATGTCGCTGTACACGCTGGCGTCGGGCGTGACGGTGCGGCAGGGGATGTCCTGGATGAGGCGCTGGTACACGCGGCCCCGCAGGCGGTAGCTGTGCGCCCAGTAGCCCTGGCGTGCCAGCTGCTTCAGCTCCTGCAGCTCCAGGCAGCTCAGCTCCCggggccccaggtcctgcacggCCGCCTCCATCTTCTCCCGGTCCACAAAGCAGCTGTACGTCGGGGGCTCCATGGCGTGGGGCGGCTGGGCAGGAGCGTCTAGACTCCCCTGGGCCCTCTCTGGGGCCGCTCTGCAGGCTGCTCCGCCATCTGTGTGTGGGAGACAGGCAGGGCTGAGCGTGTGGTGAAGCCAGCGGGGCCTGCCCCTGTgcggatgctcagggctcactcctggctcggcacgaggggggccatatgggatgccagggattgatcacgggttggctgcgtgagcAGGAAACGAagtccccgctgtgccatcgctccggtcCCCCGAAGGTCATATTTTAAAGGACagattttccctttttaaaaaaatattttggggcttggggctacatctggtgatgctcagggcttactcctggctctgcacccagaatcactcct from Sorex araneus isolate mSorAra2 chromosome 4, mSorAra2.pri, whole genome shotgun sequence includes these protein-coding regions:
- the AMDHD2 gene encoding N-acetylglucosamine-6-phosphate deacetylase; translation: MRGGQGAARARVLQFTNCRLLRAGELLREDLWVREGRILDPEKLFFDERRVADEQRDCGGCIVAPGFIDVQINGGFGVDFSQATEDVGSGVALVARKILAHGVTSFCPTLVTSPPEVYHKVLPQIPVKSGGPCGAGVLGVHLEGPFISREKRGAHPEAHLRSFEARAFPDVLAAYGPLDNVRIVTLAPELGRSHEVIRALTERGICVSLGHSVANLRVAEEAVQSGATFITHLFNAMLPFHHRDPGIVGLLTSDQLPPGRRIFYGMIADGIHTNPAALRIAHRAHPQGLVLVTDAVPALGLGNGRHTLGQQEVEVDGLTAYVAGTTTLSGSIAPMDVCVRHFRQATGCSVESALEAASLHPAQLLGLKHKGTLDVGADADFVILDDELHVRATYISGELVWQAEEPGP
- the ATP6V0C gene encoding V-type proton ATPase 16 kDa proteolipid subunit c, which produces MSEAKNGPEYASFFAVMGASAAMVFSALGAAYGTAKSGTGIAAMSVMRPELIMKSIIPVVMAGIIAIYGLVVAVLIANSLNDGITLYRSFLQLGAGLSVGLSGLAAGFAIGIVGDAGVRGTAQQPRLFVGMILILIFAEVLGLYGLIVALILSTK
- the TBC1D24 gene encoding TBC1 domain family member 24 isoform X1, which produces MEPPTYSCFVDREKMEAAVQDLGPRELSCLELQELKQLARQGYWAHSYRLRGRVYQRLIQDIPCRTVTPDASVYSDIVGKIVGQHSAGSLPLPEFVDNTQVPSYCLNAQGEGAVRKILLCIANQFPDISFCPALPAVVALLLHYSADEAQCFEMACRILACNDPGRRLIDQSFLAFESSCMTFGDLVNKYCQAAHKLMVAVSEDVLQVYADWQRWLFGELPLGYFARVFDVFLVEGYKVLYRVALALLKFFHKVQSGQPPGPDNVRQDIRAFVRDIARTVSPEKLLEKAFAIRLFSRKEIQLLQMANEKALKQKGITVKQKSVSLSRRQFVHLAVHAENFHSEIVSVKEMRDIWSWVPERFALCQPLLLFSSLQHGYSLARFYFQCEGHEPTVLLVKTTQKEVCGAYLSTDWGERNKFGGKLGFFGTGECFVFRLQPEVQRYEWVVIKHPELTRPAALEACTDPAPLQPSGSTDLSERLSPFLATRHFNLPSKTESMFMAGDSQCLIIGGGGGQALYIDGDLNRGRTGHCDTFNNQPLCTENFLVAAVEAWGFQDPDTQ
- the TBC1D24 gene encoding TBC1 domain family member 24 isoform X2 translates to MEPPTYSCFVDREKMEAAVQDLGPRELSCLELQELKQLARQGYWAHSYRLRGRVYQRLIQDIPCRTVTPDASVYSDIVGKIVGQHSAGSLPLPEFVDNTQVPSYCLNAQGEGAVRKILLCIANQFPDISFCPALPAVVALLLHYSADEAQCFEMACRILACNDPGRRLIDQSFLAFESSCMTFGDLVNKYCQAAHKLMVAVSEDVLQVYADWQRWLFGELPLGYFARVFDVFLVEGYKVLYRVALALLKFFHKVQSGQPPGPDNVRQDIRAFVRDIARTVSPEKLLEKAFAIRLFSRKEIQLLQMANEKALKQKGITVKQKRQFVHLAVHAENFHSEIVSVKEMRDIWSWVPERFALCQPLLLFSSLQHGYSLARFYFQCEGHEPTVLLVKTTQKEVCGAYLSTDWGERNKFGGKLGFFGTGECFVFRLQPEVQRYEWVVIKHPELTRPAALEACTDPAPLQPSGSTDLSERLSPFLATRHFNLPSKTESMFMAGDSQCLIIGGGGGQALYIDGDLNRGRTGHCDTFNNQPLCTENFLVAAVEAWGFQDPDTQ